In the genome of Candidatus Nitrosotenuis sp. DW1, one region contains:
- a CDS encoding glycosyltransferase codes for MTDKTDIGFFSSSIGLGHATRDIAIAQHFDGILAKFVTGNGAAKLFSEYGFSVNDSYVPPKFKIKNGSLQKSLKWLFAYYQYYKECIGIAKEFVKNEKPKVIVSDEDFASLTVAQQNKIPSILITDILETRFTKGIGAVIEKKMNQSMKNIIQNCSVVIMPEFGQDQDNIKMVGPIVRATKHSRDELREKFSFSRKTITLSVGGTDAGMFLIEKTIDVFSKLNLDADLVVVSGPSLKIDTQNVRNLGFVNNLHEIIYASDLVISLAGKSTIDESKAYGTPGIFIPIKNHFEQEDNARQIGYQYEDVFHLDTLIPRKLESCRTSVETNGASRAYEIIKKYLT; via the coding sequence TTGACTGACAAGACAGACATCGGCTTTTTCTCTAGCTCCATTGGACTGGGCCACGCAACGCGAGACATCGCAATCGCACAGCATTTTGACGGCATTTTAGCAAAATTTGTAACTGGAAACGGTGCTGCCAAATTATTTTCAGAGTACGGATTTTCAGTAAACGACTCCTATGTACCCCCAAAATTCAAAATCAAAAACGGATCGCTTCAGAAATCACTCAAATGGCTTTTTGCATATTACCAATACTACAAAGAATGCATAGGAATTGCAAAAGAATTTGTGAAAAACGAAAAACCCAAAGTGATCGTAAGCGATGAGGACTTTGCATCCCTTACAGTAGCACAACAAAACAAAATCCCGTCCATTCTAATCACAGACATCTTAGAGACAAGATTCACAAAAGGAATTGGTGCAGTTATCGAGAAGAAGATGAACCAGTCAATGAAAAACATCATACAAAATTGCAGTGTTGTGATAATGCCAGAATTTGGCCAAGATCAGGACAACATCAAAATGGTAGGACCAATAGTACGAGCCACAAAACATAGTAGAGACGAATTAAGGGAAAAATTCTCATTTTCCAGAAAAACAATCACACTAAGTGTAGGCGGAACTGATGCGGGTATGTTTCTAATTGAAAAAACAATCGACGTATTTTCAAAGCTAAATCTAGACGCAGACTTGGTGGTCGTGTCAGGACCATCTTTGAAAATAGACACACAAAACGTCAGAAATCTTGGATTTGTCAACAACCTGCACGAGATAATATACGCATCAGATCTTGTCATTTCACTTGCTGGAAAATCCACCATCGACGAGTCAAAAGCATATGGAACGCCTGGAATTTTCATTCCAATCAAGAACCACTTTGAGCAGGAAGACAATGCAAGACAGATTGGATACCAATACGAGGATGTTTTTCATCTTGATACCCTTATCCCCAGAAAACTAGAATCATGTAGAACCTCTGTTGAGACGAACGGCGCAAGCCGTGCCTATGAAATCATCAAGAAATATCTGACATAA
- a CDS encoding amino acid kinase family protein, whose amino-acid sequence MEKLAVAKFGGSASGIDGEHVLDIINRIKDLKKDSKVITVFSAPLTIHDGKRKSLTDLALLLGRKAEEGTIPDINEIRRPYEKILNFVSESYMTECKKIIDSFLEKTQQAYNEAMQRRLFADEVRSRALAFSGEILMSYMMNYIMKSNGIKSDVVSYDIWPIITDNNIESTNFLASESIKRIEPVEQLLKENDVLSIGGFIGKTVDGAETTYERGGSDRTAADLGILFHKKYDTRIDFEKDSAVVSADPRVVSEELEDISQLSYNEARLAGMFGMKILDPIAIKEILENGVDMPIMITNMKNPQKITTIKRRSDNQNGHPLKIVTGKRNCAILKIESESAKRLLESLEKDKRYSEFVILSPFTKDDIEFTRILFLDSDYVKRNERYVLGFDSLATITYNRGVITLIGDEMWRVHQIVSKASSRIGDAGLNILNMDAQEETSRVIIVTDDSDDNIEKAIRAVHSERSKITFT is encoded by the coding sequence TTGGAAAAACTAGCTGTTGCAAAATTTGGTGGTAGTGCAAGTGGAATTGATGGCGAGCACGTATTAGACATAATCAATCGCATCAAAGATCTAAAAAAAGACTCCAAAGTAATTACGGTTTTTTCCGCCCCCCTCACCATACATGACGGAAAGAGAAAATCACTAACTGACTTGGCATTGTTACTTGGAAGAAAAGCGGAGGAGGGAACAATACCCGATATCAATGAAATCAGAAGACCTTACGAGAAGATTCTCAATTTTGTATCAGAGTCATACATGACTGAATGCAAAAAAATAATCGATTCGTTTTTGGAAAAAACTCAGCAGGCATACAATGAGGCGATGCAGAGGCGCTTATTTGCAGACGAAGTACGTTCAAGGGCACTTGCGTTTTCAGGTGAAATTCTCATGTCATACATGATGAACTATATCATGAAAAGCAACGGCATAAAATCAGACGTAGTCTCATACGATATTTGGCCAATCATAACAGACAACAACATAGAGTCAACTAACTTTCTTGCCTCAGAGTCCATAAAGAGAATAGAGCCAGTAGAGCAACTTCTAAAGGAAAACGACGTTCTATCAATTGGTGGCTTTATTGGAAAAACAGTGGACGGTGCAGAGACCACGTACGAACGCGGAGGCTCAGATAGGACCGCGGCAGATCTGGGCATACTGTTTCACAAAAAATATGATACCAGAATTGATTTTGAAAAGGACAGTGCAGTCGTGTCAGCAGATCCAAGGGTCGTATCAGAAGAGCTGGAGGACATTTCTCAGCTTTCATACAACGAGGCAAGACTTGCAGGAATGTTTGGAATGAAAATCCTAGACCCTATTGCGATCAAAGAAATTTTGGAAAACGGAGTAGATATGCCAATCATGATAACAAACATGAAAAACCCGCAGAAAATAACAACCATAAAGAGAAGATCAGACAATCAAAACGGTCATCCGCTAAAAATTGTGACAGGGAAACGAAACTGCGCAATACTCAAAATAGAAAGCGAGTCCGCAAAGAGACTGCTTGAATCACTTGAAAAAGACAAAAGATACAGCGAGTTTGTCATACTTTCTCCCTTTACAAAAGACGATATCGAGTTTACAAGAATTCTATTTTTGGATTCTGATTATGTCAAGCGAAACGAAAGATATGTTCTTGGATTTGACTCCCTAGCCACAATCACGTACAATCGTGGAGTCATCACATTAATCGGAGATGAAATGTGGCGAGTCCACCAAATTGTGTCAAAGGCAAGCTCGCGAATAGGTGATGCAGGCCTCAACATCTTGAACATGGACGCGCAGGAAGAGACGTCACGGGTCATCATAGTGACTGATGACTCTGATGACAATATCGAAAAAGCAATTCGTGCAGTACATTCGGAAAGATCAAAAATAACATTTACTTGA
- a CDS encoding branched-chain amino acid transaminase has translation MKEVGKIWMNGKLVPFKDAKVHVLTHALHYSTAVFEGIRCYNTPRGSAIFRLPEHVDRLFKSAKMYSMKMQFSKDQITDGIIKTVKASGLKECYIRPLAYYGYGTMGLTPTPNKVDVSIACWEWKLGESKAGKLTGARCKISSWLRIDSRSQPMQAKAASNYANAALARVEALNNGYDEAIMLNYHGKITEGSAENIFVIRNGEIFTPPLTSGILEGITRDSAIQILAANGQNVIERELDRDDLYSADEIFMTGTAAEVKSVSQVDDIIIGDGKIGMTTKQLQKSFMDVAMGKDERFVHWLKYI, from the coding sequence ATGAAAGAAGTGGGCAAGATCTGGATGAACGGTAAGCTTGTACCGTTCAAGGACGCAAAGGTTCACGTCTTGACCCATGCATTGCATTATTCAACTGCAGTCTTTGAGGGAATCAGATGTTATAACACACCAAGGGGCTCTGCCATTTTTAGACTTCCAGAACATGTAGACAGATTATTCAAATCAGCAAAAATGTATTCAATGAAGATGCAGTTTTCAAAGGATCAGATCACAGATGGAATAATAAAAACAGTAAAGGCAAGCGGTCTTAAGGAATGCTACATCAGACCTCTAGCATATTACGGATATGGTACGATGGGACTGACTCCGACTCCAAACAAAGTAGACGTTTCAATAGCATGTTGGGAATGGAAGCTTGGCGAGTCAAAGGCAGGAAAACTGACAGGTGCAAGGTGTAAGATTTCAAGCTGGCTCCGAATAGATTCCAGATCGCAGCCAATGCAGGCAAAGGCAGCGTCAAACTATGCAAATGCGGCACTGGCAAGAGTAGAGGCCCTAAACAACGGATACGATGAAGCAATAATGCTAAACTATCATGGAAAAATAACAGAGGGCAGTGCAGAAAACATTTTTGTGATAAGAAATGGTGAAATTTTCACACCGCCACTTACATCTGGAATACTGGAGGGAATCACACGAGATAGTGCCATCCAGATACTTGCCGCAAACGGACAAAACGTAATTGAAAGAGAACTTGACAGGGACGACCTTTATTCTGCAGACGAGATATTCATGACAGGCACCGCTGCGGAGGTAAAGTCAGTATCCCAAGTAGACGACATTATTATCGGAGATGGAAAAATTGGCATGACCACAAAACAACTGCAGAAATCATTCATGGATGTAGCAATGGGCAAAGATGAGCGATTTGTTCACTGGCTAAAATACATCTAG
- a CDS encoding class I SAM-dependent methyltransferase — protein sequence MSNNTEYWNKYAENSNSNYNEEMAKFIRDLAVSLRVQNVLEVGCNSGNDLKLFPQELDVSGIDPNESAIRKASQSLPHFKFKVGSITELPFEDSSFDFVFTRNVLNYIGDENMKKSVNELFRVSRKYILNVEYFSDNESQIPDAFISIRGRNMYKRWLDFKVKIISNVDMHEEIDPKKSKFTLIRKI from the coding sequence ATGAGTAACAATACAGAATATTGGAACAAGTATGCAGAAAATTCTAATTCAAATTATAACGAAGAGATGGCAAAGTTCATCCGAGACTTGGCAGTGTCATTAAGGGTTCAAAATGTGCTCGAGGTTGGTTGCAATTCCGGAAATGACTTGAAATTATTCCCGCAAGAACTTGACGTTTCTGGAATTGATCCTAACGAGTCTGCAATTAGAAAGGCTAGCCAGAGCCTGCCACACTTCAAGTTCAAAGTAGGCTCGATTACTGAACTGCCGTTTGAAGATTCTTCCTTTGATTTTGTATTTACAAGAAATGTTCTAAACTATATTGGTGATGAAAACATGAAAAAATCAGTAAATGAGCTGTTCAGGGTTTCTCGAAAATATATTTTAAATGTTGAATATTTTTCAGATAATGAAAGTCAGATACCAGACGCTTTCATTTCGATACGGGGCAGAAACATGTACAAACGCTGGCTTGATTTTAAGGTAAAGATAATCAGTAATGTGGACATGCATGAAGAGATTGATCCGAAAAAATCCAAATTTACTCTAATAAGAAAAATTTAG
- the pstS gene encoding phosphate ABC transporter substrate-binding protein PstS: protein MKKILSITLSLILMTSVFVPLSASAASGPEPPKSDKSFAINGAGATFPYPLIDTWRVEYNKLHPNVNVNYQSIGSGGGVKQHTERTVNFGASDAPLTTAEANLASGTLHIPEAIGSVVMAYYLPEVPKSGLKLTGEIVADIYLGKIKRWNDPKIAELNPETKMPDRPILVTRRSDGSGTTYVFTDYLSKVSKEWATKVGAGKSVPWPTGVGAAGNEGVAWATRNTKYAIGYVELAYAFQNGMTYAYLQNADKTKFIEPNLESVFAAVSAFDVNQLPKAEADWSKVSITNAPGENSYPIASFTYLLLYENIDRSVKDMDEAKALVHLVHWMITDGQKFSKPLLYDPLPPAVQELGKQGLARIKFNGETVWNYGSAKQAGTDLVKSDTTDKKTEPKKTEPKKTEPKKTEPKKTEPKKTEPKKTEPKKTEPKKTEPKKTEPKKTEPKKTEPKKTEPKPKTTTKPTTVKPTSSK from the coding sequence ATGAAGAAAATACTTTCAATAACACTCAGTCTGATTCTTATGACAAGTGTCTTTGTACCTTTGTCTGCAAGCGCAGCGTCTGGACCAGAACCGCCAAAGTCTGACAAAAGCTTTGCAATAAACGGAGCGGGCGCTACATTCCCGTATCCGCTAATTGATACTTGGAGAGTAGAATACAACAAGCTACATCCAAATGTAAATGTGAACTATCAGTCAATTGGTAGTGGTGGGGGCGTAAAACAGCACACGGAAAGAACCGTTAACTTTGGAGCTTCTGATGCACCACTTACAACTGCCGAAGCTAATCTTGCTTCAGGCACATTGCATATCCCAGAAGCAATTGGATCTGTAGTCATGGCGTACTACTTGCCTGAAGTTCCAAAATCAGGACTCAAGCTAACGGGCGAAATCGTAGCTGACATCTACCTTGGAAAAATAAAGAGATGGAACGATCCAAAAATTGCTGAATTAAATCCAGAAACCAAGATGCCGGACAGGCCAATACTTGTTACTAGACGATCGGATGGTTCGGGAACCACATACGTGTTCACAGACTATCTATCAAAAGTAAGCAAGGAATGGGCTACCAAAGTAGGTGCAGGAAAAAGCGTTCCATGGCCAACAGGTGTTGGAGCTGCAGGAAACGAGGGTGTTGCATGGGCTACAAGAAACACAAAGTATGCAATTGGATATGTTGAGTTAGCATATGCATTTCAAAATGGAATGACCTATGCATATTTGCAAAACGCAGACAAGACCAAATTCATAGAACCAAACCTTGAATCTGTATTTGCAGCGGTAAGTGCATTTGACGTAAATCAACTACCAAAAGCAGAAGCCGATTGGAGCAAAGTAAGCATTACTAACGCACCAGGCGAAAATTCGTATCCGATTGCAAGTTTTACCTATCTGCTTCTCTATGAGAACATTGACAGGTCGGTAAAAGACATGGATGAGGCCAAAGCTCTAGTTCATTTGGTTCACTGGATGATAACGGACGGTCAGAAATTCTCAAAGCCGTTGCTTTATGACCCACTGCCTCCGGCAGTTCAGGAGTTAGGAAAACAAGGACTGGCAAGAATAAAATTCAACGGAGAAACAGTCTGGAATTACGGTTCTGCAAAGCAAGCAGGCACTGATTTAGTCAAGTCTGATACAACTGACAAGAAGACAGAACCAAAGAAGACAGAACCAAAGAAGACAGAACCAAAGAAGACAGAACCAAAGAAGACAGAACCAAAGAAGACAGAACCAAAGAAGACAGAACCAAAGAAGACAGAACCAAAGAAGACAGAACCAAAGAAGACAGAACCAAAGAAGACAGAACCAAAGAAGACAGAACCAAAGAAGACAGAACCAAAACCAAAGACAACGACAAAGCCGACGACTGTAAAACCAACAAGTAGCAAGTAA
- a CDS encoding PhoU domain-containing protein, with the protein MQSLQDTKQTRRIQISGGSTYTISLPKKWVDELKVKNGDNMTIIKNANRSMTLYPGIGAEMPAKKAIITISQKDPEESIRRKIIALYLNGYKTIQITTRGMKILSEHSRLIKDLVRRSMIGTEIVESDSESITIQILTRLPELTFDVALKRMYLMTSSMHREAIEALKKHDVEYGEEVARMDDEVDRFSLYIMRTLMMAIQNASMLYDVGLEQPSDCLNFRTVISRIERIADHAALMAKRTRFLKEPLEPKMLKELEMLSNGVIGCFENSISALVNKDHILAEKVASNIAKVIEDEKELMYGMRESKNSTAIKFILEDIRRTAEYSSDIIEVVINETIQNIITEK; encoded by the coding sequence TTGCAATCATTACAGGATACAAAGCAAACTAGGCGCATACAGATAAGCGGCGGTTCTACATATACAATTTCTCTTCCAAAAAAATGGGTTGATGAGCTCAAAGTCAAAAACGGTGATAACATGACAATAATAAAAAATGCAAACAGGTCCATGACGCTTTATCCTGGAATCGGTGCCGAGATGCCTGCAAAAAAGGCAATCATCACAATTAGCCAAAAAGATCCTGAAGAATCCATACGAAGAAAAATCATTGCGTTGTATCTGAACGGCTACAAAACAATCCAAATAACTACAAGGGGGATGAAGATACTCTCCGAGCACTCACGTTTGATCAAGGATCTGGTTCGCCGCTCGATGATAGGAACGGAAATAGTTGAGTCTGATTCTGAATCCATAACAATACAGATTCTGACTCGACTTCCGGAATTAACATTTGATGTGGCGCTCAAAAGAATGTACCTTATGACATCAAGCATGCATCGTGAAGCAATCGAGGCTCTGAAAAAACATGATGTTGAATACGGGGAGGAAGTTGCACGGATGGATGACGAAGTAGACAGATTCAGCCTTTATATCATGAGAACTCTGATGATGGCAATACAAAATGCAAGCATGCTTTATGATGTGGGATTGGAACAGCCGTCTGACTGTCTTAATTTTAGGACGGTAATATCTCGAATAGAAAGAATCGCTGATCACGCCGCACTCATGGCAAAGCGAACCCGATTTCTAAAGGAACCACTCGAGCCAAAAATGCTCAAGGAATTAGAGATGCTGAGCAATGGGGTGATTGGCTGTTTTGAAAATTCCATATCTGCACTAGTCAATAAGGACCACATTTTGGCCGAAAAAGTAGCCTCAAACATAGCCAAAGTGATAGAGGACGAAAAGGAACTCATGTATGGGATGAGAGAGTCAAAAAACTCTACTGCTATCAAGTTTATTCTAGAAGACATCCGAAGAACTGCAGAATACTCTAGTGATATAATTGAAGTTGTAATAAATGAGACCATTCAGAACATTATAACTGAAAAATAG
- the pstC gene encoding phosphate ABC transporter permease subunit PstC, translated as MSKQIPFSKRRLPTDKLFKIGAMVAGSYVLVIIVLIVFQLSSESYPIWQREGLAFLTGSDWNAVEGRESFGAAPYILGTLVTASLAMIIGVPLSIGIAMFISQAPKYLSGPLSILIELLAAVPSIIYGLWGIFVFRQIMLDWVEYPLYGIFGDNVWIFSSAPFGLDIFSASVILAIMIIPTISAVSREIMIAVPQQQKEAAYMLGATKWEMFRLAVFPYAKTGLIGAAILGLGRAVGETMAVTMLIGNATGPSAFPQSLFQPGQTMSSIIANEFIEASPASLHLPALVGVGLILLLVAICINVVAHILVSRMLKVREGAINA; from the coding sequence ATGTCAAAGCAGATTCCCTTCAGCAAGCGTAGGCTGCCTACCGACAAATTATTCAAAATTGGCGCCATGGTTGCAGGCTCGTATGTTTTGGTAATTATTGTGCTAATAGTATTTCAGTTATCATCAGAGTCTTACCCCATTTGGCAGCGCGAGGGGCTGGCGTTTTTGACAGGCTCAGATTGGAATGCAGTCGAGGGAAGAGAGTCATTTGGTGCAGCCCCCTACATACTTGGTACGCTGGTCACGGCAAGCCTTGCGATGATAATCGGTGTCCCATTGAGTATCGGTATTGCCATGTTCATTTCCCAGGCTCCGAAATATTTGAGCGGGCCCCTTTCTATTTTGATAGAATTGCTTGCAGCAGTTCCAAGCATAATATATGGACTGTGGGGAATTTTTGTTTTCAGGCAGATAATGCTTGATTGGGTCGAGTATCCGTTATACGGCATATTTGGAGACAATGTTTGGATTTTTTCTTCTGCCCCATTTGGACTAGACATCTTTAGTGCAAGTGTAATACTTGCAATTATGATCATCCCCACCATTTCTGCCGTGTCAAGGGAAATAATGATTGCAGTTCCCCAACAGCAAAAGGAGGCAGCATATATGCTTGGCGCGACCAAATGGGAAATGTTCAGGCTTGCCGTATTTCCCTATGCAAAAACAGGTCTAATTGGCGCTGCAATCTTAGGACTAGGCAGGGCAGTGGGCGAAACAATGGCAGTAACAATGCTAATTGGAAATGCCACGGGTCCAAGCGCCTTTCCACAATCATTATTCCAACCTGGGCAGACAATGTCAAGCATAATTGCAAACGAGTTCATTGAGGCATCTCCTGCATCATTGCACCTCCCAGCACTAGTAGGCGTTGGTCTCATCTTGTTGCTAGTTGCAATCTGCATCAATGTTGTTGCTCACATACTTGTTTCAAGAATGCTAAAGGTAAGAGAGGGGGCAATCAACGCATGA
- the pstA gene encoding phosphate ABC transporter permease PstA has protein sequence MMSSSQKRAEYRLLFKQNVSGRLIVDKIMMGIVFGCVIAAVIPLGSILLEVFKNGISAISIEFLTQVPGAIGSGEGGIGPAIQGTLIIIGMSSIIGVPIGVMSGIFLAEFGDNRLGRTVRFFNDVFMEFPSIVLGIFAFLVIVLVLGHFSLWAGAFALSLIMFPIVARTTEESLKMVPMTYREAGIALGLKKWVITFRIVLSAAKSGMITGILLSVGRIGGETAPLIMTVLGSSQFFSGVDSPMDALPLRIWRMSLLPYDSAQMQGWGAALVLIIIILAINITVRYYFAKKSKKGKILSKLMGMRKK, from the coding sequence ATGATGTCGTCAAGTCAAAAACGCGCAGAATACAGATTACTTTTCAAACAAAACGTTAGCGGCAGACTGATAGTAGACAAAATCATGATGGGGATTGTCTTTGGCTGTGTGATTGCTGCGGTTATTCCGCTGGGCAGTATTTTACTTGAGGTCTTTAAAAACGGAATTTCTGCAATTTCAATCGAGTTTTTGACGCAGGTGCCAGGAGCAATAGGCTCAGGAGAGGGCGGAATAGGTCCTGCCATTCAAGGAACGCTGATTATTATCGGAATGTCAAGCATAATCGGCGTGCCAATCGGCGTGATGTCTGGGATTTTTCTTGCTGAATTTGGAGACAACAGACTTGGAAGAACTGTTCGCTTTTTCAATGATGTCTTCATGGAGTTCCCATCCATAGTTCTTGGAATATTTGCATTTTTGGTAATAGTACTAGTGCTTGGGCACTTTTCGTTGTGGGCAGGTGCCTTTGCATTATCGCTCATAATGTTTCCAATCGTAGCTAGAACAACAGAGGAATCACTGAAGATGGTCCCAATGACATACAGGGAGGCAGGCATTGCACTTGGATTAAAAAAATGGGTGATCACTTTTAGAATTGTCCTTTCTGCGGCAAAAAGCGGGATGATAACGGGCATTTTGCTATCTGTGGGAAGAATTGGCGGAGAAACTGCGCCACTAATCATGACGGTTCTGGGAAGCAGTCAGTTTTTTTCAGGAGTCGACTCCCCCATGGACGCATTGCCACTTAGGATTTGGCGCATGTCACTTTTACCATACGACAGTGCCCAGATGCAGGGGTGGGGGGCAGCACTGGTACTGATAATCATAATTCTTGCGATCAACATCACTGTAAGATATTATTTTGCAAAAAAGAGTAAGAAAGGAAAGATCCTAAGCAAGTTAATGGGTATGAGAAAAAAGTGA
- the pstB gene encoding phosphate ABC transporter ATP-binding protein PstB yields the protein MQDDHLDSEKKYKMIAENVSVFYDDVEAVKNVTMKFKERSVTSLIGPSGCGKTTFLRCLNRMHDMTKNARVQGRILLDGEDLYAKDKDPIYHRRKVGMVFQKPNPFPTMSIYDNVAAGLRLNGVKDRKILDEIVEDSLKMAYVWDEVKNNLKKPAIELSGGQQQRLCIARALAIQPEVLLMDEPASALDPIATQKIEETITELAREFTIIIVTHNMQQAVRVSDYTAFMYLGDLIEFNETKKIFTQPKNELTSKYVKGQFG from the coding sequence ATGCAGGATGATCATTTAGATAGTGAAAAAAAATACAAAATGATTGCAGAAAACGTTTCTGTGTTTTATGACGATGTCGAGGCTGTCAAAAATGTCACGATGAAATTCAAGGAACGATCAGTGACATCTCTAATTGGCCCCTCAGGATGCGGCAAGACCACATTTTTGCGTTGCCTAAACAGAATGCACGACATGACAAAAAATGCCAGAGTGCAAGGAAGAATTCTATTAGACGGGGAGGATCTGTATGCAAAGGACAAGGATCCAATATACCACAGGCGCAAAGTCGGCATGGTGTTTCAAAAACCAAACCCATTCCCAACAATGTCAATTTATGATAACGTTGCAGCGGGACTTCGTCTAAACGGAGTAAAAGATAGAAAAATCCTAGACGAGATAGTAGAAGACTCTCTAAAGATGGCATATGTGTGGGATGAGGTAAAAAACAATCTCAAAAAGCCAGCAATAGAGCTGTCAGGTGGCCAACAACAGAGACTCTGTATTGCACGTGCACTTGCAATTCAACCAGAAGTATTACTAATGGATGAACCGGCATCTGCGCTAGATCCAATAGCTACGCAGAAAATCGAGGAGACGATTACAGAGCTTGCCAGAGAATTCACAATAATCATCGTAACACACAACATGCAGCAGGCTGTTCGCGTTTCAGATTATACTGCATTTATGTATCTTGGAGATCTGATAGAATTTAATGAGACAAAAAAGATTTTTACTCAGCCAAAAAATGAACTGACCTCAAAGTACGTAAAGGGGCAATTTGGATAG